In the genome of Neodiprion fabricii isolate iyNeoFabr1 chromosome 4, iyNeoFabr1.1, whole genome shotgun sequence, the window aaatttactttatttacGACTATCGCACACCTCACAAATCTTCGGAAGATCCTTATTGCACTAATCGAGACATGACAGTTTTCACGGCAATGACCGAAACGTGCTAGTTTTCGTAAGAGGCGACGAAACATACTTGGCAATCGTTTGGATAAACGGAGTATACGAACGCTTTTGGGAAGGCTTTTTCAGTTCTGAATTTTATCCACATACAGTGATACCCTCCCTTATCTGGACCGTCGAATAATTCGGAGTAAATTTTGCCGCGTAAGCCGGGTTCGATTGGACGAAAGGGTCCCTCGTCGAGTTAGCATTTTCAATGCCTACACTAACACGGGGTCCACGAATCCACGTTGCAGGTAATCggcaaaaatatttccacgGACCAGTGGGCAGCCATGCGATGTCGTTTGCCCGGATTAACGGGAGGGGAGAGACTTTTTGCTGATAAACAAGGACGATTACACGATTTTTCCACCTCCTCCTTATCATCATTCTCGGTTTATCGCTTCGCGAAATCCCTCAGATTGTCCGCACGGCATGGGCTACAGGACGAAACACTTGAAAAAATCCACCCTCGTATGATGAATGTGCTAAATCCTCTCCCAGATCATTAGCCGTGATTACGTGTCCAACGTACATTCACCCCAACAACCTCTAAAAGAGACTCACTGTAGCCAGATTGCAAAGTGAAATTTCGAGGCTAAGCCCATGCCCTTTAATCCATTTTTAGTGTCTTCCTGGAGGTCTTGATGGAAACTTTCGTTGTTGGTGAAACAGTTTTATTCGAGGGTGGAGAACTTTCGATGTAGGCTGAACCAAAAGTCGGTAGAGAAAAGTTGCTGAAAATGTTCGCAGCTATAGTGTCAGGACGAGTAGAGTGATTCGGTAGTGTTTTAGCGCGACGAATCCAACGTGGACGGAGATAACTGAAACTAGATGGTGTTACGAAAGTTAACCGAAGAGTGCGAAAAACGATCAATCTAATCCCcgcaactttttcaccccccaATCTGTTCCGAGACAGAGTTGTAACATCGGGGCGTTGACAACGACTGTTGTGCCTCTCATACCAATTTAGGTATACATTCTGCTATATTTTCAACTACGAAACACAACAACGTGTGAAGTCTACGGTGCTTAAACGATACGGCAAACCAAAACCACAGCGAATGAAATCGAGGAGAATCTATTAGTGACCATGATCGGTTTGAGTCGAATTGAAAACGGACGGTTAACGTGTAAAATTGTGTCGCCTCTCGAAAGAAAGAATACTCACCATTTTCGAAACTACATGTTCCACCACATTGCAGACCTTCGACCGGATTATTCTTGATCCGATTTCTCAATACGTCTAAAACTGTGTACGGGGGTAACCGTGTGGGATCCGAGGTACAATCGGATAAGCCGGGCAGACGTTGAATTCCCCAAAGATCGACATCCGAGAGTTCCAAAAATCCAAATGTCTCAACTCCGACGACGGCTTCGAATAAATTGCTGCCGGATCAGTGACCCGTTTGCTCTCCACCCCCGCAGAGATCGAACCAGTCCTACGGTGAATACGCCCCGGCACCCACACCTTCGACGGAGTCCTTGGGTTCGATGGGTACCGGGATACGCCGCCTAACTAGCGCTGACTTCGGGTAATTCTATTACCTGCCGAGACATCCCGCAGGATTAATTTTGCGGCTTCCTCGCACTTAATTCTAATGACAGCGCCAACCCTGCCTGCACTGCCATTCTCTTCTCCCTCCCCTCCTTTCTGTGGGATCTCAGTCGAGGAGGCTCATTCCCTATTTCCTTGAACAACCCGCCTGGAATTACATACGGTTAGCGGGTGTACAGTCCAGGGTGGTCCTTAAAGACGTCATTTTTTAATGTTGGCCGGCTCTCCTTCCCAAATCGTctccaaataattaaaaaataatactataattttttcagatatttaaACGGGTTTCTTGGGTCGCTGATTTCGAAactgaactcaaaatttgaaagttcaaaatcgcggatccaatatggcggagcGAAATCCAAAAAGTCATTTGAATTCGATAAAACTCGCTACTCGGGGATTTtcgaggtcgctgattacgaatctgaactcgaaattacaaaattcaaaatggtggatccaatcCGCAATCTCAAGTGCCTTTTGGGGATTTCCTCTACCATATTGGATTCGccactttgaattttcaaatatcgagttcagattcgtaattagcGACCCAAGAGACTCCCTATACCAAATGTCATCTAAATACGTTTTGTAGATTTTACATGCCTCTGAAAGGATTAAATTGGGAAATCCACCCTCTGCGGAACacgggttagagttgagataaaaatctgaaaaaatgagggaattattttttaattatccgGTGTTGACTTGGAGGGTGAGccggtcgaaattcaaaaatgacctttttaaggaccaccctggtatgcacgtatgtatatattgatACGACACGCCGGTATAATAGCATGTGGAccgaagggggggggggggcaggcACACGTTACACGCACACGCAAACGACTCATGTGTATGCGATTTAGCGAAAATTAATACCAGCTTTTCCCCACGTTTCGCAACGGAGAGACCGGAATTGGGGACCGAAGGTGGGTTGCTCGTGCAATTGAGCTGATCAAAGGACCAGAGCGGGGGTAGAGcgcaaaaatttcgaataccAATCGAGGTTTGACGGTGCAGTTTGTGCCGCCGAGAATTCATGCCGTAAACAGCGGAAACggtgattgaaataatatcgAAGAAAACAGACCGGGACTAAGATGGGCTGACGTGATATCGAGTCTATGCGCCTAATCAGACCGATGATCTGACCTCTATTATTCCAGGAAAACTCGCTTCGCGAATGAATAAAACACACCGCGATGTAAACGAGAACGTTTTATGATATTGCTTCGATAGATTGCCGTCCCGGGCCGTATTAATCGCTCAAACTACCCCGCAAGCTAACGATAAGGCAGAAAAAGCACGGGAATGCTCTTCCTCGCATATTTATAATTCGCTTATCTTTTTTCGATGATCAGTGGGTATAACTAGTCGTGAAGCCATGTGAATCGATTTATCGAGAATGTTATTCGAGCCCAACTCTCACTCTCGGCAATGAAGCTAAAAAAAACGGAATCCAGTATCCATCCCTGCATTTGATGTGAGACCATGCTCGTGCTTGTGCATTGAACCGGTTCAGTCTCTCTAACGAACGGCCGGTGACCCCGCCCATTTAATTTGACCCTGCATTCATCCCCTGTGCGTGACAGAAGCGTCGATACGTTGATCAGTGGGCGTTGAAAATACTCAACTCCGCTCGCTAATCGCTTCGCGTAAACAGCCAATTCCATATCACACGCGGAAAGTGAAAGGTAAATACAGTTGGAAATATTAATCGCAGGCAGAGGCAGCTGCTGTGTCAGTTTATCGTTCATATTCACGTGGAACGTGGATCGAGACGAATGTAATAACAGATATGGTTGCCAGTACTCGTTCGCTGTCCTGGAAGCTCCAAAATTGAACGTCGAATGTAATCTTGCCCTGAACATTTGTGCAGGCGCTCAATTGTCTGCTGTTGTTGCAGGTCATCAATGGCTCAAGACGAACCTTGGGGTTGCACCAGAATCCGGATGGGCGGTGGATCCCTTCGGTCACGGAGCGACGGTCCCGTACCTTCTCAAGTCCTCAGGCCTTTCGGGGATGGTGATTCAGCGGATTCACTACGCCTGGAAGCAGTGGTTCGCAAAAAAACAGTACGGTGATTTCCTGTGGCGACAGCCTTGGGACAAGAACGGAGCGACGGCCATGCTAACGCACAATCAGCCCTTCGACATATACAGCATAAAACACTCATGCGGTCCACATCCCCACGTCTGCCTGAACTTCGACTTTCGAAAGATAAATGGCGAGTACACCGAGTATTCGGTACGAGCGGTGGACGTGACGAAGAACAACGTGAAGCAGATGGCTGAACTTCTTCTTGAGCAATACTCGAGGACCGGGTCACTCTTCCCCCACAACGTCGTTCTCATGCCTCTCGGTGACGACTTCAGGTACGATCATCCGATCGAGTGGGACCAGCAGTATACCAACTACAAGGCCCTCCTCGAATTCATCAACGAACGGAAGGACGAGTACAATGCCGAGGTTGTGTTCGGAACGCCGAAGGAGTACTTCCGGGAAATTGAAAAGAGGTATCAGGAGTACCCGACCCTGAAGGGTGACTTTTTCGTCTACTCCGACATCTTCAGCGAAGGCAGACCCGCCTACTGGAGCGGATACTTCACGACGCGTCCGTACATGAAGATCTTGGACCGAGAACTCGAGGCGAATCTGAGGTCGGCAGAGATTCTTTACACGGTGGCATTGAACGTCGCCAAGCAGTCCGGTCAGGACATAAAACTGTTCGAGACGTACTTCGAGAAGCTGGTCAAGGCCAGAAGGAACTTGGGCCTCTTCCAGCACCACGATGCTATTACGGGCACGTCGAAATCCTTCGTCATGAAAGACTATGCTCTCAAACTATTCGAGTCGATATCTGACATGACGAGCCTGCAGAGTTTCGTCATACAGTCTCTGGCGGTTACAGCACCGAAAGGGAACTCCATTTACGTTGTGCCAGAGTCGGACAGGGACAGCTACGAGAAGCTTCCCAAGAAGATTCCGATCGCCGTCAACAATCTCGAGACGCGTCAGATCCTCCTTTTCAATCCGCTCGCTCAGACGCGGCAGGAGGTTGTGACCTTGAAGGTGACGTCTCACCTGGTCAGGGTCTTAGATCCCCACAAAAATCCCATTCCGTATCAAATTCTACCGGTCATGAACGCCACCAGCATAACGCACGATCTCTACACCGTCCTCTTTGTGGCGGAACTCCATCCGCTCTCGATCGCGGCTTATCACCTCCAACACGTCGAAAAGGTGTCCGCCGACGTTCTGTCGGTGGTATACTGCAGCCGGTGCGGAAAGGATCCGCTCTTCCCGATAAAGTCGATGCAGACGGGAGACGTGCAGCTGGAAAACATCAGGATGAAGCTGCTCTTCGATGGTCAGACAGGATTCCTAAAGACCGTGACGAAGAAGACTTCCGGTAGGATAATGCAGTGCGGGATTCAATTTGCCGCTTATCCTTCTGCCCAATTTCACAGCGGTGCCTACCTCTTCATGCCAGATCCGAATCTGCGAGACACCGACAAGGACATCCTCGAGGCTTACACTCCTCATCAGAAAATCTACATCGTCTCTGGACCGCTGAGCTCCAGGCTTACGGTGGAGTACGGCAAGCTTCTGGTTCACCACGTGTCCATTTACCACGTGGACAATAGCCTTGGTGAGGCGATCTTCCTGAAGAACGTTGTGGATTTTGAGACACCGCCGAAGAACAGAGAGACCGAAATGTTCATGAGGATACAGACCGACATACAGAACGAAGACCCGCCCGAGTTTTACACCGATTTAAACGGTCATCAGATGCTGAAGAGGACAAAGATCGAAAGGATCGGTATAGAAGGCAACTACTATCCGATCACCACTATGGCCTACATCGAAGACGCGACCCACAGGCTTACCCTGCTGGTCAACCACGCCCAGGGTGCCGCCAGCTACCAGCCAGGGTGGCTCGAGGTGATGCTGGACAGGAGAACCCTCTACGACGATTCCCGGGGTATGGGCGAGGGTCTTCTGGACAATCGCAAGACCGTCTTCAAGCACTGGCTGCTCCTCGAAGACATCAACGGGGACGGGGACAGTTACTCTCGGGCGTCGTTGTTCGCCAATCACATGAGCAACGCGCTCAACTATCCAGTAAACGTCTTCGTTTTGTCGGTCGACGGTACCGAGCAGGAAGTCAAGGTCAGTCCGGAGACCCGGCTGGTCAGCCAGAGCTTTCCGTGCGACGTTCATCTGATGAATCTGCGTACCAACCATGACCAGAAACTCTCCCATTTTCCTACCAACACCGCGTTGATGGTTCTCCATCGGCAGGGCTACAGCTGCGCCGTCGGTACCGACACTGTATTCAAGAATTGTCCACTCGGCGACCGATTCTCACCCGCCACTTCGTTTTACACCCTCAACGCTAACGTCACCAAGACATCCCTGACCGGGACCAAGGTTCACAAACAGTTGAACGATGGGTTCAGAGAGATAGATATCGTCCCCATGGAAGTCGAGACGTACAGTATACGGTTCGTGTAACAACGTGGTCTCGCGGATGGCCTTTCCATGACCACTGATTCAGAGCCTAAACGTTAGCGACGAGTGATTGCTTGCCCCGATTGGGATACAACATGATTCGGGCCTGGCCAAGAAGTGCGACTGTTATTGTGTTACATTCAGTTTTCGTATAaagactaacaataagaaataTCACGATAAATAAGTGTTATCTTTTGAGTATATTGTACCTCTTGCCACTGAATGCGGGCGTCTTCCGATATGTTGGATGCCAGTTGGGGCTTGGAACTCATAATTGTCACATGTACATATCAGCCTGATCAACTCcactatatttatatcatactcTGCCCTATTGCGaagattatattatacctacacaaCCGAGAAAAGATAGGGAAATAAATCAAACCTACACAACTGAGAAAAGACAGGGAAATAAATCAAGTATTCTTATTAATCTAACGTATTTTCGTATAATAAACGGGTATATAAACACGCGGCGAGAGACATAATCGATGTACTGTTGCAGAGAGTGATGTGATATTGTCGCGGTTTGGTACCACTAAccattaaataaattatgatttttttcaccacataTCTGATTCGCTTCCGTTGAATACTTTTCAAAGCCACCTGTACCAAGTCAGATCTTGCCTCAAATAAATTCCAATAGATCTTATTCTGTTCCTAAGCTACTTTGTGCTTTCGTTTCTTCGTGGCTGACTGGTAAGGAAAATCACAAGTTTGCAAATGGTCGAGCGGCCAATTAAATCTCTCATTAATTCTGTTCCGATCTACACGCGGTTAAAGAATCTGTAATATGTTGTTGTTTATTTGCGTATTTTCGTACACCTATGAAAGTTGCGGTGTATCGCagcaataacaacaacagcagcagcagcaccttGCATCcaattatataaaaaagaaaattacgaagaatcttgtataaaatatatttcatttacacatgacatgtataataatcataatgcAGTAACGTTCGATTTATGCCCGGGAGTATTATATTTCAAGACGAACCCGAATACATACAAACGTTCTTCCAATTAAATCCAAACACCACGGCAGAGGCTCGGGATCCCCGTTAATAATATCTGTacgataattaaattctacgATACATCGCACGTATGCAAAACCAGCATCCGCGACGCATAATTAACGCCTACCCAACGGCAAAAGGACACGTCGTCATAGCTTAAGGTTTCATTTAACCGTATTGATTAACGATCAATGACACTACAGCAACACATTATTCGGTACCTATTTAATACAGTGATCGCTATTATTAATAAACGAATGCCAAAGTCATATGGTATAAAATGCGATGAAACACCGATGGCCTGGGTTACGcatgatatttatttgaacGGATTTTAACGCGAATCAGTTATATGCTACAGCAGTTTGTACAAGAACTGGTAAACGATTAACCGATCccgttgttattattgaaattattattattattactgttattaatgtgagtattattattaacaatggATGGTTATTGATGGTATATTGtagtaaaaatgaaagacaaaaaatacGTAATTTGTATAAGTTatgaaggagaaaaattgGAACACACTCAATAAACTCACCCCTGTGAGTGCGGTTAACATACATTTAGTATGTCTAGAAGAATTATTAGTCGAGAATATATTTCATGCATAGACAAAAGTATCTTATTTATACACCCAATTTTTATGTATTAGTCTGCttttttgttaaattgttTTCTAGAAAGAGACTGACTTGATTGACTGAATCTTAGAATTATAGAATTAGCTAATTgattttgtatgatttttagtttttttcttcaactcatTTCACAATATCGATTTGACGATACATAAAATGGTTGCTTATTTCGTTTGATATATGAATTAATATTACGTGAATACGTAAAAGtatacatttgaaattttcgtcgcTACAAAAACGTTATAATCACCGCAAATTATGATCATGTGTACGAGTTACGACCGAGAATTTacttgatattatttttcataaagatttctatacgtatacaatacACATAGGTACATGACATGACGTAGGTTTAATCTGTAatatagaaaatattgaattacgaaaatgtatatgtataagaattATAACTATTTAATTACATAGGTAGATAGATTATACTGTAATATATTCTATGTTTGTGCTGtctttagagaaaaaaaaagatatatatatatacatatatatgttatagatatattatgtatattaggTGCGTGTAAggtatgtaaaataattaataaaacatGGTTTGCGCcatggaaatttttaaattccagATATTCTTGCACGTTATCGTCAACTACATTACGAACGCTCAATTAGacgcgaatgaaaaatcatcaatgaacaaattatttatagcagtgtgataattaattatacacatGGTGTTATTTATGTTGCGATGTAATACAACTATATTTATTATCTAATTacattagaagaaaaaaattcggaaaaaatgaattatacaCGTCATTACCTCGTCAACGTAATTTCTATCTTTCATGTATTGCAGTGATTTGCTGATACATCGTCAATGACAAACAATAAGAGGACGCATGCAGAATACGATTCTAAACAATAACCgtgaaaacaatatttcaacTTGCTAAAGATTTTAATATGCAACTCGAGAGATTCGATCGATTCAATTGGGCATACCGATGTAATTAAATATGACggggaagaaagagaaagaataaGCTGCGAAAGAAGACTCAGGTGTAATGCTGGTTGACTGGTATAAATGTGCAGTCGCATACGATAATCTATgcacttttcagaaaatgcaATGCTCGTCCTTCTTTACCAATTCTCGACTGCCTCCGATTgacagaaattattattcggtaTAATCGAGTAACACAAAGCGAAACTGTGTGGGTGTGTATGCGTCAGATAGATGAAAGTGGTTTTCAAGTTTGGGGGGATGAgatgaattgtaatttcaaactttcgcGAACTCGTTGGGATTGAGATTTCGTGACTGCGCATATGGAAGAAAGCAAGAACTTGCGGAAAATACAAAGAAGAAGGTGGAAAGAAAagagggtggaaaaaattgagacTAGAATGGTTTTTCGAGTTCGAAAGTCAGGCGAAGACTGTTTACCAATAATAAACTTGCCTCGCCCGCcaagtttttcaaagtttgCTGGCGTATTCTTCGGCCAATCCTcagtcaaaaatttttcctcccttCATAACAATGTCTTCTATTAACGAACAAAAAATCGAGAGGCGTTAAACGCGGAGGAGGATGAGCAAAATTATAAGGGCTTAAGGCGTCTCCCGAATGGGgattaaataaagaaaacaaaaaacaggTGGAAAAAAGGTTGACAAAAGCGGGGGCGGCGAGTTGGAGATCTGCTTAGGGGCATTCGAATGTTTTTTGTACCCTTCAACGCGTTTCCCTTCCCTTCTAAATCCCTTCGCGAGGCCGGCACAAGATGAATTACCACCCCGATTGCTCTTTCGACCGTGATGCCGTTACTAAACCAGACACCCACACCGAgccttttctttcttttattaaaACTTCGAAATAAAGATCGAGCACCCAGTTTATCGACTAATTATTGTTCCATCTTGAGACGCGTGGGGCAAGCTAAGGATAGCATATTGTGCCAAAGACATGACAATACAAGCGGCCTTAGGCTGACCGTGAGTCATGCCATGTTACATGAAAcgattacgatttttttaatttcaaccaCTGGATCGGATCCACcattataaattttggaattctgaccttggattcgttatcggcgacccaaaaaacctcGGTATACTGATTCCACcaaaattcaaatgtttttagatctttttttccaccatattggattcgcCAATTAGGATTTTGCAAATCTGATTTCAggttcgtgatcagcgaccccaaatcGTAACGGTATCAATTTTCACTCGAATTTGTTCAACCATTCTCAAGATCCGGTAACTCGTTGTCCAGATGtcgtcggtgaaaaaaaattgttcacatacatacatacagtgTACACAGATGTCCATCCGAAAATGGTCGGAGGTAATTCGTCGATATATCTAGAAgttaaaaatctgtttcatgtaacgcgagcatgttttacACGTTTCTCCATGCGTGTTTTCCGTAGACAGAGTACCCGTTTCTACGAGGGTAGACTGAGTGCGAATGCGCATACGCGGAGTAttgaaaagaccacttttaagTCCTAGTAGCCcaaagtggtcttttctgtactccgcgcatgcgctgtcgagCACAAATTTAACATCACGCGACTCTAACCTCAATTTCTcacttcgtgaaaaaacgcgcaacaaggaggcaacggtcttttcgccCCGCGTATTCGCAATATTCGTGTTTGGCTCACCTAGACGCATACCTATATTGCAAGCTCACGCTCGGCCCGAAAAGTCCgagtttgcctccttgttacacaatatatCTACTATTTTCGGTCGCAGAACCTTTTCAAATATGCTCATCACTGAAAGACGGCGGTTTTCGTTTAGTATATAAGTTGATGCATAACTGCGTATACCTGCGCAATcgatgtatacctatataggggtgtgtataataaatgtgTAGGTGTACACGAGTGCTATTGAGAATATTGGAAGGAGGCTGGTCACCCAATTCCGTCAATTTGCCAGCCCCTCGTGACGAATGCGGGAGTAAAGAACGCAGGAGGTCCGTTCGCACGCATAACCTTTTCACAGGTCGCAATCGATTCTTCAACCAGCTTTGAATCCGGAAACGATATATCACGGCAATCGTCACTGTGCACGCTCATTCTTTCCGACCCAAAATCAACTGattcaaacaataataatattcatgtTATAATTTCCAAATGTTTTGCAAAGTTAATAACAGTACGTATCTGCCGTCCAGAAATGTCGGAATAACGTGATACATTGCATTCTAatcatacattattatacacgcatGTGACATATCATGATTAAGTAAAGCTCGAGCCATTTTCAATCCATCCAACCCGAAAACTATTCGGATCCTTGGAGATAAAAGCACTCACATCCTCCCAGCAGATAATAGCGTTCAACGTACACCAAACCTGTACGAATACTACGATGAAGTACGTTCATAGTTCATGCCAATGCGTGAACATCCAGCGCTTTATCAAGAGGTGGCGCCACCTGCGGCAATGGTCCGCTATTTACTTTGCAAGAATCGCGAGTCCGATTGCGCGCTAACAATAAACGGTGGCTTCGTAAATGCACGCAAGGGCAGCTAGcggtttttttaattttcttttttatttcgttttcaggAAGGTACGACCGTTTCATGATTATtcctttgaaaattatcaactcTTACAGTTGCCTTGATTTGTTGAAAAGTAACGCTTGACGTTACGATTATACACTTATTGTATTGGCATTCAAGTGCAGGCAGTAGAGAAGACTTCTTACGcttatttttcaccattcgTTTCGACATACATCATTATGCATTTTTACGGTACTCGACCTTGGAATTTATGAAAACACCGCCATGACGATAATCAAGCTGATATTGGTCGTGGAGCGAGAAAAACCGCAAAGATCGAGCTCGTTCACAGAATTTACACGTCATCGCTATCTTGACtgttgaacttttttttttattccgactCTGAAAGGTGTTCGCGCGCTgatgaaatattgtttaaacaCGTTTTACGCGCTTCTTCGGAATATTACCGATCGCGGAGCGTTTCaatttatgtacataattTCTCTACCGTCAACATTACAACGAAAGATACATTTCACAACGAATACTTTAGGTATAccataatttttcaccgtttcccTACTAGCAAATTAACCAAGTTTAGTATAATTGTTTTACAAAGTAATTAATACCTCTGAACGTaggtattttaaaaatttcgaccCCAACCAAGAGAACAGATCGTTCTAAGGTGGAATTCTACTACTAGACTTATACATCACATTTTCACTAATAGACCTGTTTCCCAACAAGTTAGTGTATACCATATGTTCCTCTTACGATTAATatagacttttttttctaagataATTATGAGTACTACAGTACAAGCGGTATTCACAGCgatatatatgtttgtatacatataattaaccttttttttcttcttatttacCTCTCGTAAAGTTAGTTTTTAGCCTCAAACGTAGCCTCGTGAAACCGGAACTCGGTAGTAAATCTCTAAAAGGCGTCTCATTCGGTTTGCATTTTTCAAACGCACTAACCGAAATAACTCGAAAACTTTACAAGTTGGGAAGCtgtttttttgattcattttttatatagtcaaattttctataaaaaaagcTCCAGACTACCATACACCTAAGGGTTCATCTTGTATATATTCGATGCGGACGTTTAAAGTTGAGTGCATTGAATAAACGAATCAACATGCTTATTAccttggaaatttttatctcaccaGTGTTCTAAGCAGATACAAATAATGTCACGCCAATTATTTcatagaaaattcaattatttacacgctacgataaaaagaaaaaaaagttttgaaatatcgGCCTAATACATAGaagttgacattttttatttgctcctaattttttttatattttttgactTTGTGAAAAAGAGCTTCATGATTgttccttatttttttatccagcCGTTCACGAGatatgaaatttacaaaatttggaatttttttttttagaatgcTCATAACGTTTACAAAAATAcatcaatttgaatttttttgtttttcaaattgtgtatttttcaatgaatttttcacgaattcgatacaaaaaaatatcaaaaaattatttaccagacttttttcaattcatagaTTGAAATCTGATTTTGAACACTATTTAtatccttcaattttttttttgattaagATATATATCTACAGCTTTCGCAATCAGGATGGCAGCATGTAAATCTCCTTACACAAATTACGACAGTTTGGCCTTGACTTTGAACTCGAAAGCGAGCGTGCACAGACCGTCTCTAAACAATaatgcataa includes:
- the LOC124180048 gene encoding alpha-mannosidase 2; translated protein: MYKLLRRGSGRTFALCGVALSLLLCIYYVSQAQTPPAGPTNVLSEGLRYDRSPTSVPPDPNEVPDAKVSSESCPVIVPKETDIDTQDIFKKFDFQPSWMRSREYWDDGFEERYAKLMKDDHRPPLKVFLVPHSHADPGWLKTFEQYFHSSTRGILNNMVTKLQQWPNMTFIWSEVSFLSLWWDSAHPTKKRAVKKLIKEGRLEMTTGGWVMTDEATSHVYAMLDQLIEGHQWLKTNLGVAPESGWAVDPFGHGATVPYLLKSSGLSGMVIQRIHYAWKQWFAKKQYGDFLWRQPWDKNGATAMLTHNQPFDIYSIKHSCGPHPHVCLNFDFRKINGEYTEYSVRAVDVTKNNVKQMAELLLEQYSRTGSLFPHNVVLMPLGDDFRYDHPIEWDQQYTNYKALLEFINERKDEYNAEVVFGTPKEYFREIEKRYQEYPTLKGDFFVYSDIFSEGRPAYWSGYFTTRPYMKILDRELEANLRSAEILYTVALNVAKQSGQDIKLFETYFEKLVKARRNLGLFQHHDAITGTSKSFVMKDYALKLFESISDMTSLQSFVIQSLAVTAPKGNSIYVVPESDRDSYEKLPKKIPIAVNNLETRQILLFNPLAQTRQEVVTLKVTSHLVRVLDPHKNPIPYQILPVMNATSITHDLYTVLFVAELHPLSIAAYHLQHVEKVSADVLSVVYCSRCGKDPLFPIKSMQTGDVQLENIRMKLLFDGQTGFLKTVTKKTSGRIMQCGIQFAAYPSAQFHSGAYLFMPDPNLRDTDKDILEAYTPHQKIYIVSGPLSSRLTVEYGKLLVHHVSIYHVDNSLGEAIFLKNVVDFETPPKNRETEMFMRIQTDIQNEDPPEFYTDLNGHQMLKRTKIERIGIEGNYYPITTMAYIEDATHRLTLLVNHAQGAASYQPGWLEVMLDRRTLYDDSRGMGEGLLDNRKTVFKHWLLLEDINGDGDSYSRASLFANHMSNALNYPVNVFVLSVDGTEQEVKVSPETRLVSQSFPCDVHLMNLRTNHDQKLSHFPTNTALMVLHRQGYSCAVGTDTVFKNCPLGDRFSPATSFYTLNANVTKTSLTGTKVHKQLNDGFREIDIVPMEVETYSIRFV